Proteins from a genomic interval of Panthera tigris isolate Pti1 chromosome A2, P.tigris_Pti1_mat1.1, whole genome shotgun sequence:
- the MBD4 gene encoding methyl-CpG-binding domain protein 4 isoform X3: MMYILSEDTIPRTQIEKRKTSLYFSSKYNKEALSPPRRKAFKKWTPPRSPFNLVQETLFHDPWKLLIATIFLNRTSGKMAIPVLWEFLEKYPSAEVARTADWRDVSELLKPLGLYDLRAKTIIKFSDEYLTKQWRYPIELHGIGKYGNDSYRIFCVNEWKQVHPEDHKLNKYHDWLWENHEKLSLS, translated from the exons AAGATACCATTCCACGgacacaaatagaaaaaaggaaaacaagcctATATTTTTCCAGCAAATATAACAAAGAAG CCCTTAGCCCCCCACGACGCAAAGCGTTTAAGAAGTGGACACCTCCTCGGTCACCTTTTAACCTCGTCCAAGAAACACTTTTCCATGATCCATGGAAGCTCCTCATCGCTACTATATTTCTCAATCGGACCTCAG GTAAAATGGCAATCCCTGTGCTCTGGGAGTTTCTAGAGAAGTACCCTTCCGCTGAGGTAGCAAGAACCGCAGACTGGAGAGATGTGTCAGAACTTCTTAAACCTCTTGGTCTCTATGATCTTCGAGCAAAAACCATTATCAAGTTCTCAG ATGAATATCTGACAAAGCAGTGGAGGTACCCAATTGAGCTTCACGGGATTGGCAAATATGGCAATGACTCTTACCGAATTTTTTGCGTCAATGAGTGGAAGCAG GTGCACCCTGAAGACCATAAGTTAAACAAATATCATGACTGGCTTTgggaaaatcatgaaaaattaaGTCTGTCTTAA